In Nocardia sp. NBC_00403, one DNA window encodes the following:
- a CDS encoding helix-turn-helix domain-containing protein has translation MPSISLTPLSGSFLNFAEPEEIMILRVGGASVREIARVADFPGR, from the coding sequence ATGCCGTCGATCAGCCTGACGCCGTTGTCGGGTAGTTTCTTGAATTTCGCAGAGCCCGAGGAGATCATGATCCTGCGCGTGGGTGGCGCGAGTGTTCGTGAAATCGCCCGTGTTGCAGACTTTCCGGGTCGTTGA
- a CDS encoding MAB_1171c family putative transporter — MSSPIPEVVAWAVIGYVTVLLSGRFWLVGGAVVDRLVNHMGLWSIATLLIYRCASTPTIDDPANQLALGCILMTTTYLYSIGRLAGGDSEPDTVWRHQRNVALLASAATASIVLAAASARCSGRSVDLRLVGDGLGIGCAFAVPLTYNTFVFTRSCLGALRAVDTPRAARIVCIGLIGSNAVLWGVQALSLSELATGWPDGPQLSLVQAAFTLWVAIDSTLLAIPLVAELVLRAGMDRATRTCRRLLPLWRDLTAAVPEIVMPVDARHGSGPATRLLRMTVEIRDAMLHLGAYLPAETDETQRNTVREPESDRGITDYAHRLIRAAQARKAGLPPAGTGAPPLPVVAHDFDAELAYLIDLARIWPQAKAAVE, encoded by the coding sequence ATGTCGTCACCGATACCGGAAGTCGTGGCCTGGGCGGTGATCGGCTACGTCACGGTTCTCTTGTCGGGTCGGTTCTGGCTCGTCGGCGGCGCTGTTGTCGATCGGCTCGTAAACCATATGGGTTTGTGGAGTATCGCGACCCTGCTGATATACCGGTGTGCATCGACGCCGACCATCGATGACCCGGCGAATCAGCTTGCCCTGGGCTGTATTCTCATGACCACCACATACCTGTACAGCATCGGTCGGCTTGCCGGCGGCGATTCCGAGCCGGATACCGTATGGCGGCACCAGCGCAACGTCGCGCTCCTCGCCTCGGCCGCGACGGCCTCGATAGTCCTGGCCGCGGCATCGGCGAGATGCTCGGGAAGATCGGTCGACCTGCGTCTCGTGGGGGATGGACTTGGCATCGGTTGCGCCTTCGCCGTACCACTCACCTACAACACATTCGTGTTCACTCGCAGCTGCCTCGGCGCACTCCGCGCTGTCGATACCCCGCGCGCGGCGCGGATCGTGTGTATCGGCCTGATCGGCAGCAATGCCGTTCTCTGGGGTGTGCAGGCACTCTCGCTGTCCGAGCTGGCCACCGGATGGCCCGACGGACCACAACTGTCGCTGGTCCAGGCTGCGTTCACCCTGTGGGTCGCGATCGATTCGACACTGCTCGCGATACCGCTGGTCGCGGAGTTGGTGCTGCGGGCGGGTATGGATCGCGCCACCAGGACCTGCCGTCGGCTATTGCCGCTGTGGCGTGATCTCACCGCGGCGGTCCCGGAGATCGTGATGCCCGTCGATGCGCGGCACGGCTCAGGTCCAGCCACCCGTCTACTGCGGATGACTGTGGAGATCCGCGACGCAATGCTCCACCTGGGCGCCTATCTCCCGGCCGAAACCGATGAAACGCAACGCAATACCGTGCGAGAGCCTGAATCGGACCGGGGGATTACCGATTACGCCCATCGGCTGATCCGGGCGGCGCAGGCCAGAAAGGCGGGCCTACCGCCCGCTGGCACCGGCGCACCGCCATTGCCCGTGGTCGCACACGATTTCGACGCCGAGCTCGCGTACCTGATCGACCTGGCTCGCATCTGGCCGCAGGCCAAGGCAGCGGTGGAATGA
- a CDS encoding helix-turn-helix domain-containing protein has product MEPGALMRAAREAAGISLRAMAERSYYSKAYLSLIETGQRPVPAGVAAAYNRVLDVDLGRLTAVARMPAGVDTAALSDVGVVLAATRRIEDAAGALTVLPAVRGMAEMAETFADQARSARAEASAGIASEIVQYRGWLEHAIGADTIARRSLGTAVSLAKASRDPDRLAHSLGFLGYVTVSAGNYGEVVALSDAALAVRDAHPIVTAYGRMRRAELLAAHGETGEAQRALALADAATEAADGIEPPASMYWWSSGFGAVQRGGVLALLGHTAEAVGEATHGLAAMPVEHRRSEWLASALRRVDPDMSADGWV; this is encoded by the coding sequence ATGGAACCCGGTGCGCTGATGCGTGCCGCTCGCGAGGCGGCGGGTATCTCACTGCGCGCGATGGCCGAGCGGAGCTACTACAGCAAGGCGTACCTGTCGCTGATCGAGACCGGCCAGCGCCCGGTGCCCGCCGGTGTCGCCGCTGCTTACAACAGGGTGTTGGACGTGGACCTGGGACGGCTGACGGCGGTGGCGCGAATGCCAGCCGGTGTGGACACCGCCGCCCTGTCCGACGTGGGGGTGGTGCTGGCGGCTACACGCCGAATCGAGGACGCCGCTGGGGCTTTGACGGTTCTACCCGCCGTCCGAGGTATGGCGGAGATGGCCGAGACGTTTGCGGACCAGGCGCGTTCAGCGCGCGCCGAAGCGTCGGCGGGCATCGCATCGGAGATCGTGCAGTATCGGGGATGGCTGGAGCACGCGATCGGAGCTGACACTATCGCTCGGCGTAGCCTCGGCACGGCCGTGAGCCTGGCGAAGGCGTCCCGCGACCCGGACCGGCTTGCGCACAGCCTGGGCTTTCTCGGCTACGTGACTGTGAGCGCGGGGAATTACGGCGAGGTGGTCGCCCTGTCTGACGCCGCGCTGGCGGTACGGGACGCGCACCCCATCGTCACGGCCTACGGGCGAATGCGGCGAGCTGAGCTGTTGGCCGCGCATGGCGAGACGGGCGAAGCGCAACGCGCGCTGGCTCTGGCCGACGCGGCTACCGAAGCGGCGGACGGCATCGAACCTCCCGCGTCGATGTATTGGTGGAGCAGTGGATTCGGGGCTGTGCAGCGCGGTGGCGTCTTGGCGCTGCTGGGGCACACTGCCGAAGCGGTCGGGGAGGCGACACACGGGCTGGCCGCGATGCCGGTCGAGCACCGCCGGAGTGAATGGCTGGCATCAGCGCTGCGCCGCGTCGATCCGGACATGAGCGCGGACGGCTGGGTGTGA
- a CDS encoding winged helix-turn-helix transcriptional regulator — protein sequence MHWHEQDPVNCSVGRTLEVVGKPWVLLILREIFRGLHRFHDIQQHLAVSPPVLSRRLDSLVHDGLIDRAAYRVPGQRERYEYRLTQQGRALLPVFAALHEWGDTYRADDCGAATVYRHRDCGAEVRLHLECAHGHRLTTGDDVVAEPGIGAITLATK from the coding sequence ATGCACTGGCATGAGCAGGACCCGGTCAACTGCAGCGTCGGCCGCACCCTCGAAGTCGTCGGGAAACCGTGGGTGCTGCTGATCCTGCGTGAGATCTTCCGTGGCCTGCACCGGTTTCACGACATTCAGCAGCACCTGGCCGTCTCCCCGCCCGTCCTGTCCCGCCGACTCGATTCCCTGGTCCACGACGGCCTGATCGATCGCGCGGCCTACCGGGTGCCGGGACAGCGCGAGCGATACGAATACCGCCTCACGCAGCAAGGGCGAGCGCTGTTACCAGTCTTCGCCGCTCTGCACGAATGGGGAGACACCTACCGCGCCGACGACTGCGGCGCGGCCACCGTTTACCGCCACCGCGACTGCGGCGCCGAAGTTCGGCTGCATCTGGAATGCGCCCATGGACATCGACTGACGACCGGCGACGACGTGGTCGCAGAACCGGGAATCGGAGCGATCACGCTCGCCACGAAATGA
- a CDS encoding tautomerase family protein yields MPLVRISLRDNITAAMQRAIADGVHEALVSQIGIPRDDRFQIIEPRPADAFVYAPQYLGIEHRDVVFVQIALVGGRSAELKQALYRAIADELAAVGVRREDVVITLVENSKEDWSIGNGEAQLLDVELLERHGALPAPH; encoded by the coding sequence ATGCCACTCGTTCGAATCTCGTTGCGCGACAACATCACTGCAGCGATGCAGCGGGCCATAGCCGACGGTGTGCATGAAGCGCTGGTGTCACAGATTGGCATCCCGCGAGATGACCGCTTCCAGATCATCGAGCCGCGTCCGGCCGATGCGTTCGTCTACGCCCCGCAGTATCTCGGGATCGAGCATCGTGACGTGGTTTTCGTGCAGATCGCGCTGGTGGGCGGTCGCTCGGCAGAGCTCAAGCAGGCGCTGTACCGGGCCATCGCCGACGAGCTGGCAGCGGTCGGGGTGCGTCGGGAGGATGTCGTGATCACCCTGGTGGAGAACAGCAAGGAGGACTGGTCGATCGGTAACGGTGAGGCGCAGTTGCTGGACGTCGAACTACTCGAGCGGCACGGGGCGCTACCCGCACCACACTGA
- a CDS encoding HEAT repeat domain-containing protein — protein sequence MNPTDARRLKDGDLETREENLRHLLARAADGDTSAKETLCALVRDYPDYHRSLYSRALNQAAVFGDDTLKAPLLASLADTRYNCQAWAAMGCATLGFRDAVPGLVAMLDHPQQMAREQAVIALGTLGDESVVPALTPLLRDSIAGMRERAAEALGMIGGDAALAALWDELENRRYYRIGYIASALAKFAPDVIPRLCEAAASDDPDQRYWAAVALGSTGDDRAVPTLERLMAHDRGSTVFDGMVSVAAKKGLRTLRRIQAAIAARES from the coding sequence GTGAACCCAACCGATGCGCGACGCCTCAAAGACGGTGATCTCGAGACCCGCGAGGAAAATCTGCGGCACCTGCTCGCGCGGGCTGCTGACGGCGACACATCCGCCAAGGAAACACTGTGCGCGCTCGTCCGCGACTATCCCGACTACCACCGATCGCTCTACAGCCGGGCCTTGAACCAGGCGGCGGTCTTCGGCGACGACACTCTGAAGGCACCGCTGCTCGCATCACTCGCCGACACTCGGTACAACTGCCAGGCATGGGCCGCGATGGGCTGCGCGACGCTCGGCTTCCGCGACGCGGTTCCCGGATTGGTCGCGATGCTCGACCACCCACAGCAGATGGCTCGAGAGCAAGCGGTGATCGCTCTGGGCACCCTCGGCGACGAATCGGTCGTCCCGGCGCTCACACCCCTGCTGCGGGACTCGATCGCAGGAATGCGCGAACGTGCCGCCGAGGCCCTCGGCATGATCGGCGGCGATGCAGCCCTGGCTGCCCTATGGGACGAACTCGAGAACCGCCGGTACTACCGCATCGGCTATATCGCCAGCGCGCTGGCCAAATTCGCCCCGGACGTCATCCCGAGGCTGTGCGAGGCGGCCGCCAGCGACGACCCGGACCAGCGATACTGGGCGGCTGTCGCGCTCGGTTCGACCGGCGACGATCGTGCCGTGCCGACACTGGAACGGCTGATGGCCCACGACCGGGGCTCAACAGTCTTCGACGGCATGGTGAGCGTCGCCGCGAAGAAAGGCCTGCGCACGCTACGACGAATCCAAGCCGCAATCGCCGCCCGCGAATCCTGA
- a CDS encoding LLM class flavin-dependent oxidoreductase: MTRPFRFGVVAPLRTDVPTWRDRVRRIADSGYSTLLVPDFPQMQPAPGPMLATVAALTDLRVGTWVYASPLRPAWLTAWEAHSLSLLTEGRFEMGIGTGRPGIEDELRDKGMPVVPPPYERLAQVRETVRTLRDLDGPDLHTPVAMAVLGPKARALAAEVADTVTFVLGDQPRGEVARLASDFRAVADVELALAVPVIGDTVAPHMARPDTDTAALRAADALTVLPDDPAAAAEEIQRRREEIGFSYFVFGADFAERFAPIVAELAGR, translated from the coding sequence ATGACGAGACCGTTTCGATTCGGGGTCGTTGCCCCGCTCAGAACTGACGTGCCGACGTGGCGAGATCGCGTGCGCCGCATCGCCGACAGCGGCTACTCGACGCTGCTTGTGCCCGATTTCCCGCAGATGCAACCGGCGCCCGGTCCCATGCTGGCCACCGTCGCGGCCCTGACCGACCTCCGCGTGGGCACGTGGGTGTACGCCTCTCCGCTACGCCCGGCCTGGCTGACGGCGTGGGAAGCGCACTCGCTGTCGCTGCTGACCGAGGGTCGCTTCGAGATGGGCATCGGCACCGGCAGACCGGGAATCGAGGACGAGCTGCGCGACAAGGGAATGCCCGTCGTACCGCCGCCGTACGAGCGGCTGGCACAGGTACGTGAGACCGTCAGGACGTTGCGAGATCTCGACGGCCCTGACCTTCACACGCCCGTGGCGATGGCCGTACTCGGTCCGAAGGCCCGGGCGTTGGCGGCCGAGGTCGCGGACACTGTCACCTTCGTGCTGGGGGATCAGCCTCGGGGCGAAGTCGCACGGCTGGCAAGCGATTTCCGCGCTGTCGCGGACGTCGAGCTCGCACTCGCCGTCCCGGTTATCGGTGACACTGTCGCACCGCACATGGCGCGCCCCGACACCGACACTGCTGCGCTTCGCGCGGCGGACGCACTGACCGTACTTCCGGATGACCCGGCGGCCGCCGCAGAGGAAATCCAGCGGCGACGGGAGGAGATCGGCTTCTCCTACTTCGTCTTCGGCGCCGACTTCGCCGAAAGGTTCGCTCCGATCGTAGCCGAGCTCGCCGGACGGTAG
- a CDS encoding ABC transporter permease → MNPEVRYANPAARGKFAGQVLAEQLEARSAKRPVLKLVRRKGGSLVTVEFRNSLKITRDFGRHPGTWFPPLVVMLILALTLPAVYLGGTLDPIGSLRGLPVAMVVEPQTASSIGAADQVGAAITQGVDHEAIELIPTTAEQEREQMDGGKIFGAVRVPADFNAEISRLASGSPGAATHAVIHLDTNPAAATMSTGLFTGYLAPVVAAVNVDLGAKLPQNAPTAAATTALANPFSVATAPLTPLPAHTGAGTSVFYYAVVLVLLGFVGASVIHPVVDSASGFQPTELGPKVQRRRYTHLSRLHMLVVKWCVALIAAPLSAGLVQLLATKTLHMPVASPWQLYLFSATTIDAVALGALTVFAIFGSLAPLINMFFFVAMAMTSSAGTIPIEATPAFFRVIAKFEPMQPIVAGLRSILYFHSTPPSGLHTAWIHVAIGGLLAVVVGVVITGLYDRKPSFTRQPVLATE, encoded by the coding sequence ATGAACCCCGAGGTGCGATACGCCAACCCCGCCGCCCGCGGAAAATTCGCCGGACAGGTCCTTGCCGAACAACTCGAGGCGCGCTCCGCCAAACGCCCTGTCCTGAAACTGGTTCGCAGGAAAGGGGGCTCTCTGGTAACCGTCGAATTCCGCAATTCCCTGAAGATCACTCGTGACTTCGGCCGCCACCCCGGCACCTGGTTCCCGCCGTTGGTCGTGATGCTGATCCTGGCACTAACTCTGCCTGCGGTCTATCTCGGCGGTACCCTCGACCCGATCGGAAGCCTGCGCGGGCTTCCGGTCGCCATGGTCGTCGAGCCTCAGACCGCCAGCAGTATCGGCGCCGCCGATCAGGTCGGTGCGGCTATCACACAGGGCGTCGACCATGAGGCAATCGAGCTCATTCCGACGACCGCCGAGCAGGAACGCGAGCAGATGGATGGCGGCAAGATCTTCGGAGCGGTCCGCGTACCCGCCGATTTCAATGCCGAGATCTCCCGGCTCGCCAGCGGATCGCCAGGTGCTGCCACGCACGCGGTGATCCATCTTGACACCAATCCGGCTGCCGCGACGATGAGCACTGGATTGTTCACCGGGTACCTCGCGCCAGTAGTCGCCGCAGTAAACGTGGACTTGGGTGCCAAGTTGCCGCAGAACGCGCCGACCGCTGCCGCCACTACTGCGCTGGCCAACCCGTTCTCGGTCGCGACCGCGCCTCTGACACCACTACCGGCGCACACCGGGGCCGGGACCAGTGTCTTCTATTACGCGGTGGTCTTGGTTCTTCTCGGCTTCGTCGGCGCCTCGGTGATCCACCCGGTGGTGGACTCCGCCAGCGGGTTTCAGCCCACTGAGCTCGGACCGAAAGTACAACGTCGCCGCTACACCCACCTGTCCCGACTACACATGCTGGTTGTCAAATGGTGCGTGGCGCTGATCGCGGCACCTCTGAGCGCTGGATTGGTCCAGCTCCTGGCGACCAAAACACTTCACATGCCTGTCGCCTCGCCGTGGCAGCTGTATCTGTTCTCCGCCACCACGATCGACGCCGTTGCCCTCGGCGCCCTGACGGTCTTCGCGATCTTCGGGTCTCTCGCCCCGTTGATCAATATGTTCTTCTTCGTTGCCATGGCCATGACATCCTCAGCGGGCACAATTCCCATCGAAGCGACTCCCGCGTTCTTTCGCGTGATCGCGAAATTCGAACCGATGCAGCCGATCGTGGCCGGCCTGCGCTCGATTCTCTATTTCCACTCGACACCACCGTCAGGACTGCACACAGCATGGATCCATGTCGCTATCGGTGGCCTACTGGCTGTCGTCGTCGGTGTGGTGATTACCGGCCTCTACGACCGGAAACCGTCCTTCACCCGGCAACCGGTCCTCGCCACTGAATGA
- a CDS encoding LysR family transcriptional regulator, whose protein sequence is MDLRDLDLRDIEIFLMLSAELHFGRTAERLHLSPARVSQVISKLERRIGGKLFERSSRTVTLTPIGRQLRDDLQTNYRDLRASLGRAARSARYGDAGILRLGITSSNLGNVRPLLNTFQSQHPHCTLHIEHVHFGNPFGALRGDDIDALVSWLPIEEPDLVVGPTLYEEPFMLLVGADHPLAQRESASYEDLADYGVFGVPPSDPVNLPPDYWTAAAVPYFTPSGRPILRTAHAANFQDLILLVAAGKAITPVHAHAARYYSRPDVTYIPMPDVPPARWALIWRRSAETDLIKDLATAAILTGGHLQIPDAEDEAADHSVASAGSRGSTS, encoded by the coding sequence ATGGACCTGCGCGATCTGGATCTGCGCGACATCGAGATCTTTCTGATGTTGTCCGCCGAGTTGCATTTCGGCCGGACCGCCGAGCGGTTGCACCTCTCACCAGCCCGGGTCAGTCAGGTGATCTCGAAACTGGAACGTCGCATCGGCGGCAAACTCTTCGAAAGATCCAGTCGCACAGTGACATTGACACCGATCGGACGACAGCTGCGTGACGACTTGCAGACCAACTATCGTGACCTGCGGGCCAGCCTGGGCCGGGCGGCCCGCTCAGCCCGCTACGGCGACGCAGGCATACTGCGGCTGGGAATCACCAGTAGCAACCTCGGCAACGTCCGCCCGCTGCTGAACACCTTCCAATCCCAGCATCCCCACTGCACCTTGCACATCGAGCACGTCCACTTCGGCAACCCCTTCGGCGCTCTGCGTGGCGACGACATCGACGCACTGGTGAGCTGGCTTCCCATCGAGGAGCCCGATCTGGTGGTGGGCCCGACTCTCTATGAGGAACCGTTCATGCTGCTCGTTGGTGCGGATCACCCACTGGCACAACGTGAATCGGCCTCATACGAGGATCTGGCCGACTACGGCGTCTTCGGAGTGCCCCCATCCGACCCGGTCAACCTGCCCCCCGACTACTGGACCGCCGCCGCCGTTCCCTACTTCACCCCCAGCGGCCGCCCCATTCTCCGCACCGCCCACGCCGCCAACTTCCAAGACCTGATATTGCTCGTAGCGGCGGGCAAGGCCATCACCCCGGTGCACGCCCACGCCGCCCGCTACTACTCGAGACCCGACGTCACCTACATCCCCATGCCCGATGTACCACCCGCCCGTTGGGCCCTGATCTGGCGCCGATCCGCCGAAACCGACCTCATCAAAGACCTGGCCACAGCCGCCATCCTCACTGGCGGTCATTTGCAGATTCCCGATGCGGAGGACGAAGCAGCAGACCATTCGGTCGCATCGGCCGGATCCCGCGGCAGCACCTCATGA